In the genome of Streptomyces globosus, one region contains:
- a CDS encoding GH1 family beta-glucosidase, which yields MTARLPGPRPAPVPASRPAPLPEFPSDFLWGVSASAFQVEGATAADGRGPSVWDAFTRRPGSIKDGTLADTACGHYERYREDVALMAGLGVGAYRFSVSWPRILPDGRGPVEEAGLDFYDRLVDELCARGIAPAPTLFHWDTPLALEERGGWLNRDTAERFAAYASVVAERLADRVPMWITVNEPAEVTLLGYGIGEHAPGKRLLFGALPAAHHQLLAHGLGVQALRAAGAQRIGIAASHSPVWAAGDGEEDRAAADLYDLLTNRMFADPVLTGSYPDEALASMMPGPVAEDLRTISAPLDWYGVNYYNPVRVGAPRPADAVRTEGSSYAGVELPPELPFALEEIEGYERTDFGWPVVPDGLRELLTGMHRRYGGRLPPLYVTENGCSYGDGPDPVTGRVADARRIAYHDGHLRALHRAMEEGVDVRGYFVWSILDNFEWAEGHRQRFGLVHVDYATLRRTPKDSYAWYRGVIGRGR from the coding sequence ATGACCGCACGCCTGCCCGGCCCCCGCCCCGCACCGGTCCCCGCCTCCCGGCCCGCGCCGCTGCCGGAGTTCCCCTCCGACTTCCTGTGGGGCGTATCGGCCTCCGCCTTCCAGGTGGAGGGGGCGACGGCCGCGGACGGCCGCGGCCCCTCCGTCTGGGACGCCTTCACGCGCCGGCCGGGCAGCATCAAGGACGGCACCCTCGCGGACACGGCCTGCGGGCACTACGAGCGCTACCGCGAGGACGTTGCCCTCATGGCCGGGCTCGGCGTCGGCGCCTACCGGTTCTCGGTCTCCTGGCCGCGGATCCTGCCCGACGGCCGCGGCCCGGTCGAGGAGGCGGGGCTGGACTTCTACGACCGGCTCGTCGACGAGCTGTGCGCCCGCGGCATCGCGCCCGCCCCCACCCTCTTCCACTGGGACACACCGCTGGCGCTGGAGGAGCGCGGCGGCTGGCTGAACCGGGACACCGCCGAGCGGTTCGCCGCGTACGCCTCGGTGGTCGCCGAGCGGCTGGCCGACCGGGTTCCGATGTGGATCACCGTCAACGAGCCCGCCGAGGTCACGCTCCTCGGCTACGGCATCGGGGAGCACGCGCCGGGCAAGCGGCTCCTCTTCGGCGCCCTCCCGGCGGCCCACCACCAACTGCTGGCCCACGGCCTCGGCGTGCAGGCGCTGCGCGCGGCCGGGGCGCAGCGGATCGGCATCGCCGCCTCGCACAGCCCCGTGTGGGCGGCGGGGGACGGCGAGGAGGACCGGGCGGCGGCCGATCTGTACGACCTGCTGACGAACCGGATGTTCGCCGACCCGGTCCTGACCGGCAGCTACCCCGACGAGGCCCTGGCCTCGATGATGCCGGGCCCGGTCGCGGAGGACCTGCGGACGATCTCGGCCCCGCTGGACTGGTACGGCGTCAACTACTACAACCCGGTGCGCGTCGGCGCCCCGCGGCCGGCGGACGCCGTTCGCACGGAGGGGAGTTCGTACGCCGGCGTCGAGCTGCCGCCCGAACTGCCCTTCGCGCTGGAGGAGATCGAGGGGTACGAGCGGACCGACTTCGGCTGGCCGGTGGTCCCGGACGGCCTGCGGGAGCTCCTCACCGGAATGCACCGCCGCTACGGCGGCCGCCTGCCGCCGCTGTACGTCACGGAGAACGGCTGCTCGTACGGGGACGGGCCGGATCCGGTGACCGGGCGGGTCGCGGACGCCCGCCGGATCGCGTACCACGACGGCCATCTGCGGGCGCTGCACCGGGCGATGGAGGAAGGGGTCGACGTCCGCGGGTACTTCGTGTGGTCGATCCTCGACAACTTCGAGTGGGCGGAGGGCCACCGGCAGCGGTTCGGCCTCGTCCACGTCGACTACGCGACGCTGCGCCGGACCCCGAAGGACTCGTACGCCTGGTACCGCGGGGTGATCGGGCGCGGCAGGTGA
- a CDS encoding HAD family acid phosphatase produces the protein MRSTRTRSRIRTLGAAAGTAAATAALLLAPAATASAAPAAAPAPAAAPATSTTWAPGGNAAILGIDYGTWKRDVAAVIAEARPYVEQRLAHSPSGERPAIVLDIDNSSLETDFHWFWTLPTPAIAEVRDLTRYAHEHGAAIFFVTARPGIIGSLTDWNLRQVGYPVSGLYVRDLPDLFEEVSAYKTEQRAEIESRGYTIIANIGNKQSDLAGGHAERTFKLPDYGGKLS, from the coding sequence ATGCGCAGCACCCGTACCCGCAGCCGTATACGCACCCTCGGAGCCGCCGCAGGCACGGCGGCCGCGACCGCCGCCCTCCTGCTGGCCCCCGCCGCGACCGCGTCGGCAGCCCCGGCGGCGGCGCCCGCCCCCGCTGCCGCACCGGCCACCTCGACGACGTGGGCGCCCGGCGGCAACGCGGCCATCCTCGGCATCGACTACGGCACGTGGAAGCGCGACGTCGCCGCCGTCATCGCCGAGGCCCGCCCGTACGTCGAGCAGCGCCTCGCCCACTCGCCCTCCGGCGAGCGCCCCGCGATCGTCCTCGACATCGACAACTCCTCTCTGGAGACGGACTTCCACTGGTTCTGGACGCTCCCGACGCCGGCCATCGCCGAGGTGCGCGACCTGACCCGGTACGCCCACGAGCACGGCGCCGCGATCTTCTTCGTCACCGCCCGCCCGGGCATCATCGGCTCGCTCACCGACTGGAACCTCAGGCAGGTGGGCTATCCGGTCTCGGGGCTGTACGTCCGGGACCTGCCCGACCTCTTCGAAGAGGTCAGCGCGTACAAGACCGAGCAGCGCGCCGAGATCGAGTCGCGCGGTTACACGATCATCGCCAACATCGGCAACAAGCAGAGCGACCTGGCCGGCGGCCACGCGGAGCGCACCTTCAAGCTGCCGGACTACGGCGGCAAGCTGTCCTGA
- a CDS encoding DUF5997 family protein, whose amino-acid sequence MTSHKTAQTMKPATAAKKLGVYLEATPAEFREGAVSRSELNALQTDPPQWLRDLRRLGPHPRPVVAARLGISIAGLARGGVTEALTTEQIDALKQENPEWLQKERATQAEVRKEAVRIKERNAEREARRQADA is encoded by the coding sequence ATGACGTCGCACAAGACCGCCCAGACCATGAAGCCCGCCACCGCGGCGAAGAAGCTGGGTGTGTACCTCGAGGCCACCCCCGCGGAATTCCGGGAGGGGGCCGTCTCCCGCAGCGAGCTGAACGCGCTGCAGACCGACCCGCCCCAGTGGCTCCGGGACCTGCGGCGGCTCGGACCGCACCCGCGCCCGGTGGTCGCGGCCCGGCTCGGCATCTCCATCGCGGGGCTCGCCCGCGGCGGCGTCACGGAGGCGCTCACCACCGAGCAGATCGACGCCCTGAAGCAGGAGAACCCCGAGTGGCTGCAGAAGGAGCGCGCCACGCAGGCCGAGGTCCGCAAGGAAGCGGTGCGGATCAAGGAGCGCAACGCCGAGCGCGAGGCGCGCCGCCAGGCTGACGCCTGA
- a CDS encoding site-2 protease family protein: protein MNGSVPVGRVVGVPLRMHWSVPLLVLLFAYGLGRRTLPAWTPGQSDAVYTAAAAVGALALVASLLLHETAHAAAARRRKIAVEDVTLWALGGMTRMGRAPTAGAAFAVAVSGPLVSLLLGAAAFAAGTGLQALTGWQVAAAVLVWLGWTNVFLGVFNLLPAAPLDGGRVLQALLWWRTGDRERAERAASRSGQVFGMLLAAGGWIAFLRGAPDGLWLILIGLFMAFVAAAERRTAELRSALEGVRVADAMTSPVAAAPDWLSVRRFIDEVALDARHSVVPLHDFDGRPSGVVEVARLASVPEERREELRVRDVANPVERYAVAPPDLPLAEALERLRPGTGLPVLVVDGGRLVGIVTASDIARMQRRRALGG from the coding sequence TTCGCGTACGGGCTCGGCCGCCGGACCCTGCCCGCCTGGACGCCCGGCCAATCGGACGCCGTCTACACCGCGGCCGCGGCCGTCGGGGCGCTCGCCCTGGTGGCCAGCCTGCTGCTGCACGAGACGGCGCACGCCGCGGCTGCCCGGCGCAGGAAGATCGCCGTCGAGGACGTGACCCTGTGGGCGCTCGGCGGCATGACCCGGATGGGCCGCGCCCCGACGGCCGGGGCGGCGTTCGCGGTGGCGGTGAGCGGGCCGCTGGTGAGCCTGCTGCTCGGGGCTGCGGCGTTCGCCGCCGGGACGGGGCTGCAGGCCCTGACCGGGTGGCAGGTCGCGGCGGCGGTCCTGGTGTGGCTGGGATGGACGAACGTCTTCCTCGGCGTGTTCAACCTCCTGCCCGCCGCTCCGCTCGACGGGGGCCGCGTACTGCAGGCGCTGCTGTGGTGGCGCACGGGCGACCGGGAGCGGGCCGAGCGGGCGGCCTCGCGCAGCGGGCAGGTCTTCGGCATGCTGCTCGCGGCGGGCGGGTGGATCGCGTTCCTGCGGGGGGCGCCGGACGGGCTGTGGCTCATCCTGATCGGCCTGTTCATGGCCTTCGTCGCCGCCGCCGAGCGCCGGACCGCCGAGCTGCGCTCCGCGCTGGAGGGGGTGCGCGTGGCCGACGCGATGACGAGCCCGGTGGCCGCGGCGCCGGACTGGCTGAGCGTGCGGCGCTTCATCGACGAGGTGGCGCTGGACGCCCGGCACTCCGTGGTGCCGCTGCACGACTTCGACGGCCGCCCCAGCGGGGTGGTGGAGGTGGCCCGGCTGGCGTCGGTCCCCGAGGAGCGGCGCGAGGAGCTGCGGGTGCGCGACGTGGCGAACCCGGTGGAGCGGTACGCGGTGGCCCCGCCGGACCTGCCGCTGGCGGAGGCCCTCGAGCGGCTGCGGCCGGGCACCGGGCTGCCGGTGCTGGTGGTGGACGGCGGGCGGCTCGTGGGGATCGTGACGGCCTCGGACATCGCCCGGATGCAGCGCCGGCGCGCACTGGGCGGCTGA
- a CDS encoding chaplin: MKIRTMAAAACLAVCATLGGVGSAVADSTANGAAIGSPGILSGNVVQIPIHIPINLCGNSINLVGALNPAAGNVCVNS; encoded by the coding sequence ATGAAGATCCGCACCATGGCTGCGGCAGCCTGCCTGGCCGTCTGCGCCACGCTCGGCGGGGTCGGATCCGCCGTCGCGGACAGCACGGCGAACGGCGCGGCCATCGGCTCGCCGGGCATTCTCTCGGGCAACGTGGTCCAGATCCCGATCCACATCCCGATCAACCTGTGCGGCAACAGCATCAACCTGGTCGGTGCGCTGAACCCGGCGGCCGGGAACGTCTGCGTCAACTCCTGA
- a CDS encoding NAD-dependent epimerase/dehydratase family protein produces the protein MKVLLAGATGAIGRPLTRMLVAEGHEVLALARSEASAQRVRGLGAEPVHADALDREGLLRAVEGRTADAVVHQLTALKAPKRTLTADDPSNVLRAAGTEHLLEAAGVLGATRFVAQSLVTGYGYRDHGDRMLTERDPFGVLRGTVSDHVVDGLTAVEGRVFAARHVAGTALRYGVFHGPGTWFDPDPSSGTVPVPVGGGGVMSWVHVEDAAAATVAALEHGGAGEAYNIVDDAPATWGEAAGLARGGRRSPRLPGWLLRRAVPYLGDLMLDTALRVSHAKATAQLGWTPRRPGPGAGRAR, from the coding sequence ATGAAGGTGCTGCTGGCCGGTGCGACCGGGGCGATCGGCCGCCCCCTGACCCGCATGCTGGTCGCGGAAGGGCACGAGGTGCTGGCGCTGGCCCGGTCCGAGGCCTCGGCGCAGCGCGTCCGCGGCCTCGGGGCCGAACCGGTGCACGCCGACGCGCTCGACCGGGAGGGCCTGCTGCGCGCGGTCGAGGGCCGCACCGCCGACGCCGTGGTCCACCAGCTGACCGCGCTCAAGGCGCCGAAGCGGACCCTGACCGCCGACGACCCGTCGAACGTGCTGCGCGCCGCGGGCACCGAGCACCTGCTGGAGGCGGCCGGCGTGCTCGGCGCCACCCGCTTCGTGGCGCAGTCCCTGGTCACCGGCTACGGCTACCGCGACCACGGCGACCGGATGCTGACCGAGCGCGACCCGTTCGGGGTGCTCCGCGGCACGGTCTCCGACCACGTGGTCGACGGGCTCACCGCCGTCGAGGGCCGCGTGTTCGCCGCCCGGCACGTCGCCGGCACGGCCCTGCGGTACGGCGTCTTCCACGGGCCGGGCACCTGGTTCGACCCGGACCCGTCGAGCGGCACCGTCCCCGTACCGGTCGGCGGAGGCGGTGTCATGTCCTGGGTGCACGTCGAGGACGCCGCCGCCGCGACGGTGGCCGCGCTGGAGCACGGGGGCGCGGGAGAGGCGTACAACATCGTCGACGACGCGCCCGCCACGTGGGGCGAGGCCGCCGGCCTCGCGCGCGGCGGCCGGCGGTCGCCGCGCCTGCCGGGATGGCTGCTGCGCCGCGCGGTCCCGTACCTCGGCGACCTGATGCTCGACACGGCGCTGCGCGTCTCGCACGCCAAGGCGACGGCGCAGCTCGGCTGGACGCCCCGGCGGCCCGGCCCGGGGGCGGGCCGGGCCCGCTGA
- a CDS encoding PP2C family protein-serine/threonine phosphatase: protein MPYVAVSALSHPGLVRDHNEDSLVVGPWTLCATATRTPQTFVFPLGDPLVVAVADGIGGQPAGEVASALVVRQLSALGPALGGEEAVREAVALCDRAVYAASDGDPELTAMGTTVAGAVVLDGSLISFNVGDSRVFDATGEELRLVSVDDNPPLPPGMRTSSVLTQAIGGGGGPGGILPHVSVQPAGPGARYLVCSDGLTDPVPEEEVGELLRAHDDGMAVFELWRAAIEAGGPDNITLALVRIGS from the coding sequence ATGCCGTACGTAGCCGTGAGCGCCCTGAGCCACCCCGGCCTGGTCCGCGACCACAACGAGGACAGCCTCGTCGTCGGGCCGTGGACGCTGTGCGCCACCGCCACCCGCACCCCGCAGACGTTCGTCTTCCCGCTCGGCGACCCCCTCGTCGTGGCGGTGGCCGACGGCATCGGCGGCCAGCCGGCCGGCGAGGTGGCCAGCGCGCTCGTGGTGCGGCAGCTCTCGGCCCTCGGGCCGGCCCTGGGCGGCGAGGAGGCGGTCCGCGAGGCCGTCGCCCTGTGCGACCGGGCCGTGTACGCGGCCTCGGACGGCGATCCGGAGCTGACCGCGATGGGCACGACCGTCGCGGGCGCCGTCGTCCTGGACGGGTCGCTGATCTCGTTCAACGTGGGCGACAGCCGGGTCTTCGACGCGACCGGGGAGGAGCTGCGGCTGGTGAGCGTGGACGACAACCCCCCGCTGCCGCCGGGGATGCGGACGTCGTCCGTGCTGACGCAGGCGATCGGCGGCGGGGGCGGGCCGGGCGGGATCCTCCCGCACGTCTCGGTGCAGCCGGCCGGCCCGGGGGCGCGCTACCTGGTCTGCTCGGACGGGCTGACCGATCCGGTCCCGGAGGAGGAGGTCGGGGAGCTGCTGCGGGCCCACGACGACGGCATGGCCGTGTTCGAGCTGTGGCGGGCCGCCATCGAGGCGGGCGGACCCGACAACATCACGCTCGCGCTGGTGCGGATCGGCTCGTAG
- a CDS encoding pyroglutamyl peptidase, with amino-acid sequence MSHRMMSLRRAASAAALLATLASTTVASPAHADGSATHSCRTSPAAPLDAEQARLADPRTAALVEGGGLGAFTARFPAALCSARGPAEAGRLLDAWGTALWEAAVHRAQGRRPGGGLASGDDRPLYWARVAMTAHLARWEPEFAVDRAALRTRFEDASRGLADNAFRSAPGVRRVFISGFDPFGLDGEIRRANPSGSAALRLNGRRITLADGSAAEVRAVVLPVRYADFDAGIVERAFTPRLAVGPGGADAITTVSQGYPGEFTLEDWAGRNRSADPYPDNTRALSGGTREHPVTAPGLGPGPEFIRTTLPAGAVTAAVQSPYPVRLNPSVTEIPAGATAPVDRTDGPTAGSRAVAGGGGGYLSNEVAYRSNRLRGVLRPHLPGGHLHTPVLTGLPADPQALTGPEFEDNETAIADEVRAVLAHAAARR; translated from the coding sequence ATGTCACACCGCATGATGTCCTTACGGCGTGCCGCGTCCGCCGCGGCCCTCCTCGCGACCCTCGCCTCCACCACAGTTGCCTCCCCCGCCCACGCGGACGGCTCCGCCACGCACTCGTGCCGCACCTCCCCCGCCGCACCCCTGGACGCCGAACAGGCCCGGCTCGCCGACCCCCGCACCGCCGCCCTCGTCGAAGGCGGCGGCCTCGGCGCCTTCACGGCCCGCTTCCCCGCCGCCCTGTGCTCGGCCCGCGGCCCCGCCGAGGCCGGCCGGCTGCTCGACGCCTGGGGAACCGCCCTGTGGGAGGCGGCAGTCCACCGCGCACAGGGCCGGCGGCCGGGCGGCGGCCTCGCCTCGGGCGACGACCGCCCGCTGTACTGGGCCCGCGTCGCCATGACGGCGCACCTCGCCCGCTGGGAACCGGAGTTCGCCGTCGACCGGGCTGCGCTGCGCACCCGCTTCGAGGACGCCTCGCGCGGACTCGCCGACAACGCCTTCCGCTCCGCACCGGGCGTGCGGCGCGTGTTCATCAGCGGCTTCGACCCCTTCGGACTCGACGGGGAGATACGCCGCGCCAACCCCTCCGGGTCCGCCGCGCTCCGCCTCAACGGCCGCCGCATCACCCTCGCCGACGGCAGCGCCGCCGAGGTCCGCGCCGTCGTACTCCCCGTCCGCTACGCCGACTTCGACGCCGGCATCGTCGAGCGCGCCTTCACGCCGCGCCTGGCCGTCGGCCCCGGCGGCGCCGACGCCATCACCACGGTCAGCCAGGGCTACCCGGGCGAGTTCACCTTGGAGGACTGGGCGGGCCGCAACCGCTCAGCCGACCCGTACCCCGACAACACCCGCGCCCTGTCGGGTGGAACGCGCGAACACCCGGTGACCGCCCCCGGCCTCGGCCCGGGCCCCGAGTTCATCCGCACCACCCTCCCCGCCGGCGCCGTCACGGCGGCCGTGCAGAGCCCGTACCCGGTCCGCCTCAACCCGTCGGTCACCGAGATCCCCGCGGGCGCCACCGCCCCCGTGGACCGCACCGACGGGCCCACCGCGGGCTCCCGGGCCGTCGCGGGCGGAGGCGGCGGCTACCTGTCCAACGAAGTCGCCTACCGCAGCAACCGGTTGCGCGGCGTGCTGCGCCCGCACCTGCCGGGCGGGCACCTCCACACCCCCGTGCTCACCGGGCTGCCCGCCGACCCCCAGGCGCTGACCGGGCCCGAGTTCGAGGACAACGAGACCGCCATCGCCGACGAGGTCCGCGCCGTCCTCGCACACGCCGCCGCGCGCCGCTGA
- a CDS encoding family 16 glycosylhydrolase, which translates to MAWFRPAATTVFTADFTSTTQWVAGRSWAYPNGGPVNPGDNKLDYLVPDPAYSRTGTFRATRRPDGKWDAGLLTTEGSREGFQLRAEDVLEARVRLPRELGAWPAIWTWRDGGNEVDVFEYHPDNPDLLELSNHVRGRGSHYHRNPAVEPGGWVDLKVRFGTRSVVWWVNGTRVYADRTGVGRRWRAYIIVNLSVCAGRYHPAPEPDVSEMSYEVAYLRITR; encoded by the coding sequence ATGGCATGGTTCCGCCCTGCCGCCACGACGGTGTTCACTGCCGACTTCACGTCCACCACGCAATGGGTCGCCGGCCGGTCCTGGGCCTATCCGAACGGCGGCCCGGTCAACCCCGGCGACAACAAGCTCGACTACCTCGTCCCCGACCCCGCGTACAGCCGCACCGGAACGTTTCGCGCGACCCGCCGTCCCGACGGCAAGTGGGACGCGGGACTGCTGACCACCGAGGGCAGCCGGGAGGGCTTCCAGCTGCGCGCGGAGGACGTCCTGGAGGCCCGTGTCAGACTCCCGCGGGAGCTCGGCGCCTGGCCTGCGATCTGGACCTGGCGGGACGGCGGCAACGAGGTCGACGTCTTCGAGTACCACCCCGACAACCCGGACCTCCTCGAACTCTCCAACCACGTCCGGGGCCGCGGCTCGCACTACCACCGCAACCCGGCCGTGGAGCCCGGCGGCTGGGTCGACCTGAAGGTCAGGTTCGGCACCAGGTCGGTCGTCTGGTGGGTGAACGGCACCCGCGTGTACGCAGACCGCACCGGCGTCGGGCGGCGCTGGCGGGCGTACATCATCGTCAACCTGTCGGTGTGCGCGGGCCGTTACCACCCCGCGCCCGAGCCGGACGTCTCGGAGATGTCCTACGAGGTCGCCTACCTGCGCATCACGCGCTGA
- a CDS encoding LysR family transcriptional regulator substrate-binding protein: MTGSEASPSFRLAYVPGVTPSKWVRIWNERLPDVPLTLVQVSAAEAPDTLRDGGADAGLVRIPADRGGLAAIPLYTETTVVVVPKDHLVAAVEEVSTADLADEIVLHPLDDTLDWEALPGRPAFERPATTADAVELVAAGIGVLVVPQSLARLHHRRDLTYRTVTDAPASRVALSWPEADPTPDLVEHFIGIVRGRTVNSTRGPQRGPQDAKDAKGGGRGAAAGRAAAGRNPRGGASGGKGGAAKSGGGKGGTAKGGRGAGPAKGARTAKGAKGGRRRP, from the coding sequence GTGACAGGCTCGGAAGCATCTCCCTCGTTCCGGCTCGCGTACGTCCCCGGAGTGACGCCCAGCAAGTGGGTGCGGATCTGGAACGAGCGCCTGCCCGACGTCCCGCTGACCCTCGTGCAGGTGTCCGCCGCCGAGGCGCCGGACACGCTCCGTGACGGCGGGGCGGACGCGGGCCTCGTCCGGATCCCCGCGGACCGCGGCGGCCTCGCGGCGATCCCCCTCTACACCGAGACCACGGTCGTCGTGGTCCCGAAGGACCACCTCGTCGCCGCCGTCGAGGAGGTGTCCACCGCCGACCTCGCCGACGAGATCGTCCTGCACCCCCTCGACGACACCCTCGACTGGGAGGCCCTGCCCGGCCGTCCCGCGTTCGAGCGGCCGGCGACCACCGCCGACGCGGTCGAGCTCGTCGCGGCCGGGATCGGCGTACTCGTCGTGCCCCAGTCCCTGGCCCGCCTGCACCACCGCAGGGACCTCACGTACCGGACCGTCACCGACGCCCCCGCCTCCCGGGTGGCGCTCTCCTGGCCCGAGGCCGACCCCACCCCCGACCTGGTCGAGCACTTCATCGGCATCGTCCGCGGCCGCACCGTCAACAGCACCCGCGGCCCGCAGCGCGGCCCGCAGGACGCCAAGGACGCCAAGGGCGGCGGCCGGGGCGCCGCCGCAGGCAGGGCCGCGGCCGGGCGGAACCCGCGCGGCGGAGCCTCCGGCGGCAAGGGCGGCGCGGCGAAGAGCGGCGGCGGCAAGGGCGGTACGGCCAAGGGCGGCAGGGGAGCAGGACCCGCCAAAGGCGCCCGTACCGCCAAGGGCGCCAAGGGCGGCCGCCGCCGGCCCTGA
- a CDS encoding choice-of-anchor R domain-containing protein: MPFATGVLPAVLSAVLAAAPSAAPQALPSPAPPGAAAGPAPGAAAAPYDGQPLHPTALFGVKSPDRAAAQEFTVDSSRITRVSVYVGSAAATGSITAQIRRDKADPASALASRTVTLASLGGAGAGWLEFPLSADVTPGTTYHLHLQATTAESGNIAWYGTKNAVPGSLTSWNHDRAYWGGWHADPTRLAFHVNPSDGERCGETEPCYVPATALAARTAGLLSNGTAVEAVAPSFAVGASYVEGSSVLRLPSGRWRHLPDGATASVVVPAGDPGARAQIEESRAWLASGRVPGAGTPRQAAAERALLSMRALLRPNGAFAAGWAPAWEYSWPRDGAFAAVAFAATGHDEEAYRILRYDAATQRPDGTWEARTKLDGSGPPDARAWQLDGSGWVPWATWHWHRQAPAADRGARLRVLYPMVRKAADHAAGSLGADGLPPASPDYWELGTDSPNIGTAAPLLAGLNAAADLAAGLGETGDRDRWADAARRLSAGIAASFAPGGYPRTADGRHGRDSAAAFMAPPVNDAPPGLAAALDSTHQALLLPNGGLSPGNDPGFSWGSYAWTASTSFFAVAWAHTGEGAKADRVLDWVLSKRNGLGELPETVNGSGRPSAVVPLGWTGALLLIAALARDGAPLPAPPLRP; this comes from the coding sequence ATGCCGTTCGCGACGGGCGTGCTCCCCGCCGTGCTGTCCGCCGTGCTCGCCGCGGCACCGTCCGCCGCGCCGCAGGCCCTGCCGTCCCCGGCCCCGCCGGGCGCTGCCGCCGGTCCGGCGCCCGGCGCCGCGGCGGCCCCGTACGACGGGCAGCCCCTGCACCCGACCGCCCTGTTCGGGGTGAAGTCCCCCGACCGCGCGGCCGCCCAGGAGTTCACCGTCGACAGCAGCCGCATCACCCGCGTGAGCGTCTACGTGGGCAGTGCGGCCGCCACCGGCAGCATCACCGCGCAGATCCGCCGCGACAAGGCCGACCCCGCGTCCGCCCTCGCCTCCCGCACCGTCACCCTCGCCTCCCTGGGCGGGGCGGGCGCCGGCTGGCTGGAGTTCCCCCTGAGCGCGGACGTCACCCCCGGCACCACCTACCACCTGCACCTCCAGGCGACGACCGCCGAGAGCGGCAACATCGCCTGGTACGGCACGAAGAACGCCGTCCCCGGCTCCCTCACCAGCTGGAACCACGACCGCGCCTACTGGGGCGGCTGGCACGCCGACCCCACCCGGCTCGCCTTCCACGTGAACCCCTCCGACGGCGAGCGCTGCGGCGAGACGGAGCCCTGCTACGTGCCCGCCACCGCCCTCGCCGCCCGCACCGCCGGCCTGCTCTCCAACGGCACCGCCGTCGAGGCCGTCGCCCCCTCCTTCGCGGTCGGCGCCTCCTACGTCGAAGGCAGCAGCGTGCTCCGCCTGCCGTCCGGCCGGTGGCGGCACCTGCCCGACGGGGCGACCGCCTCGGTTGTCGTCCCGGCCGGGGACCCCGGCGCCCGCGCACAGATCGAGGAGAGCCGCGCCTGGCTCGCCTCCGGCCGCGTCCCGGGCGCCGGCACGCCCCGGCAGGCCGCCGCGGAGCGCGCCCTGCTCTCGATGCGCGCGCTGCTCCGGCCGAACGGCGCCTTCGCCGCGGGCTGGGCGCCCGCCTGGGAGTACTCGTGGCCGCGCGACGGGGCGTTCGCCGCCGTCGCGTTCGCGGCCACCGGCCACGACGAGGAGGCGTACCGGATCCTGCGGTACGACGCCGCCACACAGCGCCCGGACGGCACCTGGGAGGCCCGCACCAAGCTCGACGGCAGCGGCCCGCCCGACGCCCGGGCCTGGCAGCTCGACGGCAGCGGCTGGGTGCCGTGGGCGACGTGGCACTGGCACCGGCAGGCCCCGGCCGCGGACCGCGGGGCGCGGCTGCGGGTGCTGTACCCCATGGTGCGCAAGGCCGCCGACCACGCCGCCGGCTCGCTCGGCGCGGACGGGCTGCCGCCCGCCTCCCCGGACTACTGGGAGCTGGGCACCGACAGCCCCAACATCGGCACCGCGGCCCCGCTGCTCGCCGGCCTCAACGCGGCAGCCGACCTCGCCGCCGGCCTCGGCGAGACGGGCGACCGGGACCGCTGGGCCGACGCCGCGCGGAGGCTCTCGGCGGGCATCGCCGCCTCCTTCGCCCCGGGCGGCTACCCGCGCACCGCCGACGGGCGGCACGGCCGCGACAGCGCCGCCGCGTTCATGGCGCCGCCGGTCAACGACGCCCCGCCGGGCCTGGCCGCGGCGCTGGACTCCACCCACCAGGCCCTGCTGCTGCCCAACGGAGGCCTCTCCCCGGGCAACGACCCCGGCTTCAGCTGGGGTTCGTACGCCTGGACCGCCAGCACCTCCTTCTTCGCGGTGGCCTGGGCGCACACCGGCGAGGGCGCCAAGGCGGACCGGGTGCTGGACTGGGTGCTGTCCAAGCGGAACGGGCTGGGCGAACTCCCGGAGACCGTCAACGGATCCGGCCGGCCCTCGGCGGTGGTGCCGCTCGGCTGGACCGGGGCGCTGCTGCTGATCGCCGCCCTCGCCCGGGACGGCGCCCCGCTCCCGGCGCCGCCGCTGCGGCCGTAG